A window of Poecilia reticulata strain Guanapo linkage group LG7, Guppy_female_1.0+MT, whole genome shotgun sequence genomic DNA:
tcaaaatttctgataATTTTCTAGCAAAcgtttggcagaaatttactcctacAATGGACTTAACATGCCGTTGTAAGAGCTTCCCTTTGTAAGTgggattactgaaataaattaaaagttggaATATATTCTAATTTCCCGAGATGCACCAGTTTCGGAGAATGCATAAAACtggtgactgaaaaaaaaaaaaacaaaaaaaaaaactttgctgcAAGTTTATCATATGAATGAATGTAAAGCTCAAAGACTGCTACTCAAAGTATCAGAAGAGAAATGAAAGGCCATACAGAGGAGAAAAACCTTGACAAGTTCTTTGCCTCTCATttttattactgaaatgtcATACAAATCTCAAAACAATAGTATCAATTTTACATGAAGTTTACATGCAAGCCAAATACAAAAACCCACATTTATCTCAAGCATTTcaatgcaaaagaaacaaaattacacAAGCGACGCCTGAGCATCGAGTAAAGCAGTTAACCTGAGACTCTTTTCTTCACAGTTCACATTTAATTGAATCATTAATCAAAACAGCTGCTTTTAGGTGGCTGTCTTTCCCAGGCACACACATAAAAGGTCACTTGAAACTACACACTTTCAAGACTGAATGTGCACCAATCAAATGACAaggtttgatcattttattacaaatcaAACCACGATTCGCAGCTGATGGATCCGAGGCACTAGAGGTTAATGATTAAATGTACCCTTTTAAAAGAATCTTGTAAATACAGTATTTTCTGCTTAAAGTACATGAAGTTAATCCACAACCAAAAATGTAGATGTAGTTGTGTGTCACGTGTGGTTTTTGACGATTTCTGAAATACTCCATTTATCAAGGTACAAAAGCTCAGTTGACATTATAGCAACAGCAGCTTTCAAAATAACTAAGTGTACAGAGAGCAGCATGAGGTAGAGCATCCAGAGAAAACGGTTTCTGTGGCCTGCTTGTAATCTAATGGGCCAAGGCCATCAAACTTCTCATCGGTGCTTtggaagagacaaaaacaaaactgtttaacTGCTGCCTGAAGGCGAAGAGCCGCCATTTTCACACAAACCCTGTCTCACGTAGAGGCGGATTTTATCTAATTTTTCACACTGCTTTTGTTGTTACACAGCCTGATAATTAAAGATTAGTTCGGGTAGAATATGACTTtagataaatgtttaaattgatAGCAATATCCCAGTGTACACCAAGTGGAGAGATATCTGTGCACTTATCCCGCATGGATAAGAAAATAACTGTATAATGAAATTCTCAGCCCCTGAAATATTCATACAACACAAATTTTCTTCTATCAAATCTACATTAAATTAAAGGCAACAAAGGTACAGTCTGAGCAGTCTCATTTTATAAATGCagaaattaaatactttttccatAAAGTTCTCCGAAATAAGATAGCAGCTCTGTTTACAAAGGGAAACAAAATTATACCGCGGATAACAAGTTTCAATCCAGtgaaggacaacaaaaaaagcaaaaaagaaaaataaaaggtttgaagttcaaaacaaatttgttgCACATATTTTCCAGTGGTTTACCttggtgctttttattttaggagTTCTTGTCAGTGGTCCCGTAGCATTGGTGTGGGTAAGAGGTTGAGGGGTCTCTCCTCGGAAGGCTGGGCAGGCTCGGTAAGGGTTGGTACAGTAGAGTTCTGGCCCCTGAGCAAGAATAATTAGTATTAGTTCTCCAAAAGATGGattatgcatatatatatacaaacacATTGAAGTAAAATTTCAGTAAAACTGTACAAAGTTTCCCTCTTGGTGTAGAAATTTAATACATACCAACTCTGGGGTTGGACAGTCCTCCGTGACTGGGGTTTGTTGGTGTGCTGTGGTAGAGAGATGCCAGATCATTTGGTGTGTAGTGCAGAAAGTTCATCATGTTCCACTCCGACTCCAAACTTCCCCCCAGAGGTGCAGACCCGGTTTTTATTGGACACAGGGCCTCTGAAGACGAGGATGGGCCTGGCCCCTGCAATGTGTTTCTTCCTGGAAAAAGCAACCTGCTGGGTCCGTCTAGTGGCGGTGGTCTAAAAGATGCTTTCTCGCCAGTCTCAGTCGCTCTGTTTGTTGGTACAGAAAGCTTCAATCTCTTGCCAGACGGGTCACCAAAATCCACTTGAGGGAGGCTCCCAAATCTGCTCGACAGACACAGGCGAGCAGCATCCGAGTGCCAAAGGGCGCCGCTCCTTGATGGGTAGCTCCTCTCGCTTACTCCCACTCTGTCCAGTGAAGCTGACCTGTCCGCTACATACTTACTGCCTGCGTTGGTTTTTCTCATAACCTCTGTGTACTTGGAGGATTCCTGGTTGGGATGGGACTCAACGTTTTGTCGGTAAGGTTGAAACCCCGGTTTGATGTCTCGGCCTGGTGCAGAGACCGGTGAGCACTTTGGGCCGTGAGGCTGGTTTACTGGGAGACTTTCTGGAGGCTTTGAGGGTTGTGGAAGTGGGGATTTGGTCCGGCGAGGATGGCGTCTGTCAGTCATCTGGAGAGGAGTAACGTCTTTCCCCTCCAGAGCAGGGGGGCAACCTGTATAACGTCTTCGTTTCACACTACATCCATATTCGTTCTTTTTGGTGTTATCTGATTTGTCTTTATGCATCAACCTTTTGTGCATTACCAGAACCTCAGGGTAAAGGGTTTTATATGTGCAAAGTGAGCATGAATTTGGTGTCAATGCACATCTGGCTTCGGCAGCTATAGAAACAGACACTTTCAAGGACAGATTTAATGGACCCTCAGAGTTCTCGTTCCTTTCCTCCTTTTTCAGGTTAACCGCTAGTGGTTGCTCTACTTGTACATCATTGCCTTCTGTGTTTAGTTGCACAATATGCTTATCTGGTTTTATGTCCAAGCCATCAAATCTAACCTTAGGTGTTCCATTTGCTTTTGAATCCCAGAGTTTAGGTCTGCTTGTGGCAGGGCTACCATCAGGAGAAGGTAGTAGAGGTCCAGATCTGCTGGAGTTTTCCGTATATGGTTTGTCTTTGTGGCGACGATGATAGTGGTATTTTAGTGAAGTCTTCTGAGCGGCTGCGTAGTTGCAATAAACGCATTTATAGGGTTTCTCACctggaaaatatgcaaattaaatCACTTTAGCTTGATTGCAGGAACCTCAGATTAATTGTAAAATTATGCCTTTTTGCATGCAACATAAAGGGATGATTTGATTTGTCACAAatttagatacattttattaggattttaggAAAGAGACCCATACAAGTAGATCATAATTGCCAAGCggtagaaaaatgtttaaactttttttttttttttataaataaaatgttcaaaggtCAGGCCTATATTTATATTCAGCTCCCTTTAAAGGTAAATAGCCTGCATTTGTATAGCacttttgtgaaaaaacaaacagattagGATAAACCAGTAGAGAAGTTTAAAGTAGGATTTGGTTACAAACAATATCCCAAACTGTGAATATTTGGTAAAGCTCTTGATAAAAGGTGTTCAATCCAACTACGAAGGAGAAAGTATTGCCAAGCTGCAAACTTATAAAGATATGGCCATCCATCTAAACTGGCCAACTGGGAAAGGAGAGCATTTATCAGAGAAGAGATATCAAGAGATCCATGACAACTACGAAGGAGCTTCAGAAACCCTTGGCTCAGGTGACAGAAGTTGGCAGCAGGACAACAATTAGTTATGAAATCTCCAAATCTGGCCACCATGAAAAATCAGCAAGAACAAAATCATTGTTCGCAGGTTTCCACAGGGACTACAGAAGACACAGCAAATGTGAGGATGTGCTCTTGACACGTGAGACCAgtgtaaaaattcaaaatgcCATGTGGTggagatatttttctttagcaaaGACAGAAAAGCTGCTCAAAGCTAAGGGTAAATTAACAGGTAAATCCTTGCAGAAAGACAGTTacaggctgcaaaagactttaGACTGGGGCAAAGGTTCACTTTCTAGCAGGATAAAGACCATAAACAAACTGGTGTTCATCACTTCTGACTAAGCTATTGTGCAAAGCAGAATGGGcaaaatatttctgtatcaAGATGTGCACCAAAAACTGCAAGATATAGCTGCACCAAAAGTATTGCCTCAgggatgctaaaaaaaaaaaagcatgccacagaatcttttctaaaaaaaacaaaacaatgtatcgTTTTCATCAATGCTTTCTGTTACACTCACATGCACTCTCATTAAAAtcctttaaacttttacaaGTTTCTGCTTGTGACATTAcaaaatgtggaacattttAAGATGTATCAATACTATTTTAAGGTtacaaattaaagcaaaagtGATATATAAATAcctgtgtgagttctcatgtgaaCTGTGAGGTAATAACTCGATCGGAATGATTTGCCACAGTAGCTGCATTCTTTGGACCTGTATTTTGATCTATCAAGACCATCttctcctgaaaaaaaaaacagtaaaggaatatgtcaaaaaaaaggTGTAATTTCCCATCTTGTCAGCAGATGGAGCACTTTGTAGCAGCCTAAACAGAGCTCCAGTTTTACCTGAAATCAAGTTTTCCTCCAAAGCCTCCTCATGTGCCTCCTCTGCCGGGTCCTGTGAGACAGTTCTTGGCGTTTTCACATCAGCAGAAGAAGTTGGACTATCTTCGCCACCTCTCTCACGCTTGTGGACCCTGGAGTGGAGAACCAACTGGTGATAGGTCCTGAATGTTTTGTGACACTCCTCACAAGTGGTTGGCCTCTCTTTGTCCTTATGTTTTTGCATGAGTGACCTCCGCGGTGGGTTGGAGGTTTCAGTAGCAGACTGCGGCAGAGACCGGAGTTCTTTCACAGTTTTGTCTCCTTGACCTTCTGACCATATAACACTCATCTCTTCTTTATCAGAGCCACAGTCTTCGTTGTCTGTGCTGAGTTCCTGACCGATATCTTTAGTATTATTAGGACCAACTGCTATCTTGCCCTTTGTCGCAAGCTGCCAGGCCTGATATGTAGTAAAGGGATCGAGCTGGGGAATCCACTTAGATGATCTTGCattgtttaaacttttattttcagaggcAGGCTGCAGGTTGAGACTATGTAAAAAAGCTTCCCGTTTGTGGGACTCAGTAGCACCATCAATCGTCTCCTTGCCTTCATCTTTACCTAGCTCCGCCTCTCGATTGTGAACCTTACTATGTTCCGCCAAACTGTCATGATCAGGGAAGAAAAACCCACAAACCATGCACATTTTGTAAACAGACAGGATGGGCTCCAAGGACGGCTCCTGGGTGATGCCATTAATGGTGAATGGGGCCTCCTGGTCCAGAACAGCCCTGCTCTTTGGTCCCGGTTTCACATGCATCTTCATGTGATTTTTCAAAAACCATGACTCTCTGAATCGCCGTCCACAAACGTTGCAACAGTACGTAAAGTAGTCCTTGTGCTTCCTCATGTGGGTCTCCAGTTCGCTAGCATCCTGCGCCACCTGACCGCAAACGATGCAGCTGGGAGCTGCCGCCTCCTCCTGCGTGGGCAGGACGCTGGGTTTGGGCCGGGATCTCTCCCCGGGGACCCTGAACTCGGCATCGACCCGCAGCACCGTGGGTTCGTAGAACGTAGTGGGGTGATGTGTGAGCACATGCGGGCCGAGCTCATCCTGATGCGTAAAAACCTGATCGCAAAACATGCAGGATAGCTGCACACTGTCCTCTGACTGTAACACGGCCTTCGCAGTGCAAGCGCTCTGTGGTTTCATGCTGCAACTAGGCCCTGGGATTCCTGCATTGTTACTAATCAGGATATCTTGGAGAAGGCCATCTGGGCTGTCCACAAACGGCAGTAAAGAGTGAGTTGGCATTTTCCTCTGAGGCTCAGCGCACAGTCCAGAGGAGgaacctaaaaaaaatgcaagatttGGTTAATATCGAAACAAGATTGGCCCATTCATTGCCTTATAATCAACTTTAAATATATGGGAACAACCTTCTAAtactgaaaacaggaaatgcatCTGTTTTAAGCAATCAACTACACAGACAACTCATTTCCTCTCTGTACAGACCactgataaaaactaaatgtctCTAAGTCACAGCAGACATACCCCTAACCAGAAAGACTAACCTTAGTGTCTGAAAACTACATCAAGCACCACACTAAGCTGAAAGACTCAGTGTTAACATACAATGTAGCCTTAATCTCAGGAAACTGTTTGGTTAACCAATTAGCTTACAGCTATTAAtactaaaaatatgaatatttatcagCAGTTTATCCccttttttaattacttttcatgttcatgtaatgtgtttcctgttttaatcACCTATTACGtggatttccttgttttaaaTTCCTAAATGATGAAAACAAGCAACACAAAGAGACTTTTTCTGACTCATATGGGATGGTCCACTAATGTATAACATTAAAATCCTCTGTTTCTTTTACAGCATGCATAT
This region includes:
- the znf217 gene encoding zinc finger protein 217, with amino-acid sequence MPTHSLLPFVDSPDGLLQDILISNNAGIPGPSCSMKPQSACTAKAVLQSEDSVQLSCMFCDQVFTHQDELGPHVLTHHPTTFYEPTVLRVDAEFRVPGERSRPKPSVLPTQEEAAAPSCIVCGQVAQDASELETHMRKHKDYFTYCCNVCGRRFRESWFLKNHMKMHVKPGPKSRAVLDQEAPFTINGITQEPSLEPILSVYKMCMVCGFFFPDHDSLAEHSKVHNREAELGKDEGKETIDGATESHKREAFLHSLNLQPASENKSLNNARSSKWIPQLDPFTTYQAWQLATKGKIAVGPNNTKDIGQELSTDNEDCGSDKEEMSVIWSEGQGDKTVKELRSLPQSATETSNPPRRSLMQKHKDKERPTTCEECHKTFRTYHQLVLHSRVHKRERGGEDSPTSSADVKTPRTVSQDPAEEAHEEALEENLISGEDGLDRSKYRSKECSYCGKSFRSSYYLTVHMRTHTGEKPYKCVYCNYAAAQKTSLKYHYHRRHKDKPYTENSSRSGPLLPSPDGSPATSRPKLWDSKANGTPKVRFDGLDIKPDKHIVQLNTEGNDVQVEQPLAVNLKKEERNENSEGPLNLSLKVSVSIAAEARCALTPNSCSLCTYKTLYPEVLVMHKRLMHKDKSDNTKKNEYGCSVKRRRYTGCPPALEGKDVTPLQMTDRRHPRRTKSPLPQPSKPPESLPVNQPHGPKCSPVSAPGRDIKPGFQPYRQNVESHPNQESSKYTEVMRKTNAGSKYVADRSASLDRVGVSERSYPSRSGALWHSDAARLCLSSRFGSLPQVDFGDPSGKRLKLSVPTNRATETGEKASFRPPPLDGPSRLLFPGRNTLQGPGPSSSSEALCPIKTGSAPLGGSLESEWNMMNFLHYTPNDLASLYHSTPTNPSHGGLSNPRVGARTLLYQPLPSLPSLPRRDPSTSYPHQCYGTTDKNS